The following is a genomic window from Methylomarinum vadi.
CACAGGCGCTGACAAACGGATTTAAACAGGGATTGAAACGGATACTGACTGCTGAACAGCAGTCGAATACGACGGGTGTTACGAATGATGACGGCACCGATTTTAAACAATTTCAGGCGAATGGTGGCGCAAGTGGCTGTCGCTAGTTCGGTGTTGTTGAGGGCGATTCGGCGAATCGCCTGGATCAGGGTATAGGCCAAGGTGGATAACAGCAAACGAAACTGATTCGGCCACCACAGGCTGCAACTGGTGCGGTCGGCAAACAGATCCAATTGTTGCTCTTTAATCCGGTTTTCCATGTCGCCTCGCGCACAGTAAACGGTTTCATAGAGTGTTTGTGCATCGCCGTCCAGATTGGTGACGACATAGCGGGGATTACTCCCTTGGCTCATGTGTTCGGCCTTAAGAATGACACGGCGTCGGCGTTTCCAGGTGCCGGCTTTATAGTGGAAATCGGTAAAGAGACGCTGTTTCTGCTGTTCGCTTTGGAACTGTTGCCGGGCTTGTTCAATCCAGGGTTGGCTTAAGCGCGTTAAGCGTTTATTTTTGGCCAACCCGACAATATAGTGAACGCGATGCCGCTCGCACCAACTCAGCATCTTATGGCGACAAAAACCGCCATCGCCGCGAAACGTGATGTCAACGTCCGGCCAAGCCTGACGCAAGCGCCTGACCAGCAACGCCAGAATCGCCCAGCTGTGCTTGGCGCCATCAATATTGCTGGGACGTAGATAACTGACCAAGCAATGATGGCCGCAAAAGACATACAACGGCAGGAAACAATAGTGCCGATAGTAGCCATGAAAAAAACGTCCGTCCTGTTCGCCATGAACCGGATCGTCGGTGGCGTCGAAGTCCAGGACCAACGATTTCGGCGGTGTCTCATACGAAGCGATAAACTGCGCCACCAGTTCCTCATGAACGCGCCACATCAAGGCGCGATCCGCCTGCTGCTCAAACCGGCACAAGGTGGATCGGCTGCCCAATGTCTGATCCTTTTCCACCGCCGTCTGAAAGGCGATATCATTTCTGAGCGTGTCATGATCATTCAAATCCTCATACCCACACGCCAAGCCATAAACCCGTTGACGGAGCAGGTTGATCACAGAGTGTTGCACGCGGTCAGGGGCTCTGGCGTCAGGAATCTGCGCCGCTATCCGTTCGGTTAATCCTAATTGCTGGTCAATCGCTCTTAACAACAGCACACCGCCATCACTGGTGATCGCTCCACCACTGAATTGGGCGTCTATTTTACGGCGTTTTAAGGGAGGAAATTCTATTTGAGCTGGAGTACAATTTGTCATGGGCAAGTTGTTGGTTAAATTCAATATAAGTAACTGAATTTTATCAAATATCAACAAACTTGCCCGCCTCTATCATGAAATATTCGGGCTATAATTTTAACGCCAAGGTCGAGACGCAACCGTTGGTGCTGGAAAACGGGGCCGGTGCCGACGATTTGGTGATCGTGACGACGATGAAGAACGAAGTCGTCGGCATCAATGCTCGCACCAATGCGACTATCTACCATATCAAACTCGGTCCCGAAATCAGTTCCCAGGACATGGATATCTGGAAGCACACGCCGACCTGGGGCATATCGGCCACGCCCGTCATCGACACGTCGACCAACACGCTGTTCGTCGCCGCCTGGTTGCGCAAAAACGCCAACGACAATCGTTACCGCGATTATTGGATATTCTCGCTCGATCCGGCCAACGGTGCGCAAAAGGCCGCGCCGGTTCGCATTTACGGCCAATCTCAGGAAGGCAACGACTGTTGGTTCAACGATGCCGATGCCGTGTATTGGCAAAACGGGCAAAAACGTCAATATGTCTATCCGAAGCTTAGGGCCGGACTGGCGTTGACCGGAAATCATGGCCTGGTGCTGGCTTTTGCCGCCAACGGCGAAAGTTATCAGGGCGGACGCAAAAACCCGCACGGCATGGTGGTCGCCTACGATACCCGGGCGTTGTTGGGGCAAGACGGCTTTTCCCGCCAACCGGGGATATTCTGCGCGACAGCGTTCGACAGTTGGGGGGCCGGCATTTGGCATGCCGGCGGGGCGCCCGTGACCGAAGGCGATATGATCTATGTCGCCACCTCCAACAACGGCAGTGTCGATCTGGCCGAAAGCATGGTCAAGCTGCGCTTCATTCCCAGCTTCGGCGGCGCCCGGCCCGTGCTGGAAAAAATCGACTTTTACAAGGCTTTTTTGGACGAACGCACTTCCGCTGATGATTGTCTATGGGACGACAATCATTCCGAGGTTTCCTGCGGCCGGGCCAATTTCGGCAAGGCCGGCGCCGATTGGGATTTCGGTTCGGCCGGTCCGCTGTTGGTGCCGGGCTCCAGTCTGCTGTTGCAAGGCACCAAGGACGGTATTATTTACTCGCTGGACAAATACAATCTCGGCCGCAACGAACGCTTCAAATGGCTGATGTCGAAGCCACCGCTGGTGGCCTCTTATTATGGTGGAGATAGCGCGGAAAACTGGGACCGCGTTCAGCATCTGAACCGCAGCCTGCCGTGTCCTGCGGCCGGCCACAGCGACCACGATTGGTTTATTCCGTGCGGCGATCCCCAGTTCAATAAAATGCACCATATCCATGCCCTGGCGTTCGCGCAGCGCGATCGGCTGGGAGGCATCGTCTATGTGTGGGGGGAAAATTCCAAGCTGAAGTCCTATAATTTTTCGGCATTGGGCGGAACGCTACCCACCTTCCGCGCCGAGGGGGCGGAATTGGCATCGTTGAACACCGATTCTCCGGGCGGCATGCCGGGCGGGTTGTTAATGGTATCGGGCAAACCGTCGAGCAAAAGCGCTTTTCCCTATGCGGTCGATTTCGGCACGGCTATTTTGTGGGCGGTCTTCCCCAAATACGGCGACGTCAACAAGGGGTTCGCCGAAGGTCAGCTAGTCGCCTACGACGCCACCACGATTTTGCCGGGCAACAAGATGAAACGCTTGTTCCGTACCGGCGACGACAACCATGGCGGCCTCGGCACGATGTCCAAGATGATTCCCCCGGTGGTTGCGAACGGTAGGGTTTATGTAATGATCTACCGGGTTGGCGATGTCGACAACTGCACCGTGCCCGACAACCAATTGAAGGTGTGCAGCCAGTTGAAGGTTTATGGGCTTAAATAATCGGTAATTTAAGTTTATTTGAAATAGGCTGAATACGGCACTTAGCGGGAGACTAACCGTTGAAAGTCGTTCAGGCATGTGTGAATCACTGTTCGGATTTGGTCCAGTTGTGCATTCGGGATGGGCATGAAGGGAGCGCGAACATGAGGCGGGAAACCAGCGATTCGTGCCCCCATGGCGGCTTTTACCAAGGGAATTTCAGGATGGCCGCTGGCTTGCCGGAATGCGTTCCAGGTATCGAGGCAGCGTTGGATCGATTGGGCTTTAGCGGGGCACGATCGAAATTCGGCTTGCAGGGTTATCAGCAATTCCGGCAACGGATTTGCCGCGCCCGTCACCGAACCGGTTAAGCCCTTTTGCAACACCTCGAATGCCTTTTCATCGTTGCCCAAAAATACCGGCATTCCGGGGAAGTTCGAGCGGTAAAGAAGGGCGTTATCCAGGTCGCCGCTCGAATCCTTGATGCCTTGTATCGAGATGCCTCGGTCAAGCAGCATGGCGACTAAATCGACGCCAACAAAATTGCCGGTATGTTGGGGAAAATGGTACAGCATCGCCGGCAAGGGAGTTTCTGACAGCGCGTCGCTAAAAAAACGGCAGAGTCCGTTGTCCTCGCGGGCGGAATAATAATAAGGCGGTAATATGAGTAACAGGTCCGCGCGGTCTTGCGTTTCGTCGATCAGTTCGCGAACGTCTTTGACGCAGGTTGCGCTGACGTTGTTGATAATGGTGCCGGCGAAATGTTTCCTGACGAACTCGATAACCTGCCGCCGTTCGTCGATGGTCAGGGAAGCGAATTCAGCGGTCGTGCCATTCGCAATGACCGTCCCGACTCCCCATGAATAAAGTGACGCCAAATAGCGTTTGAAAGCTTGCCAATCGATGTCACCGTTTCTGTCGAACGGCGTTAACAGAGTGACGATAGGGCCTTGAACCTGAATCATGAAACCGGTTGTAACTGGGCAAAGTTTAATGTTAGTTACATTCAGCCAGGATGTATAGAGTCCGCCACCGACACTGCTATATTTCCAAGCATGAGTCATCGTTGTGATCCACGATAGGTGTTTCAGCGAAGCGATTTCCGGTTTCAGAATTTTGCTGTCATTTTGGGTTATGCCGGGGAAAAGAGCCAATAAAGTGCGCTGTGAGTATGAAGACATCCTGCGGCAGCGTCATTTATTTTCCAAGGGAGCAGGAATGAAATCCGGACGGTATGGGGGTATTCAGTTTGCCTTCCTTGGCGCTCAATATCCTAGTTTTCACGGCATTTGCGTATCATGCATGGATCATGAGACTGGGCTGCACAAAATTCGAGAATGGGATCAATGTGTGACTTCTTGGAAATAGGAAGGATCAAAATATTCGCTTAAACACTCTTTAATCTCTTTTTCCGCTTCAAGCCAATCTTGTAATTCATGACCTGGCTCGAACCCCCGTTTTTCGGCTTTATAATATGCGGCTTCCGCAATATACGAGCGGAGAATTTCTTCGTCGAGGTTGTCCGGGAATATATTTATTAAGTGGTGAGAATCGTTCATAAAAACCTCTTTGCCCGAAAAAATAAATAAGACCCTATAAATTACAAAAAGTTTTTAAAGGGATGGAGAAAACGCGCTAGACCGGCAGATGGGACGCTTGCCCTTTTACCAGAGTCCGCGCCGATCATTGTTAAGCTAAAAAATCTTGTTGGATCAGTCTGTTAGCCGCAGTCGGTTGATGCCGCTGTAACAGTAGATCAAACGCCTTGGATTCTAGCATTTGTTATCCGTTTCAGGATAGTAAAAATGCTCAGCTAT
Proteins encoded in this region:
- a CDS encoding DUF2934 domain-containing protein, with the translated sequence MNDSHHLINIFPDNLDEEILRSYIAEAAYYKAEKRGFEPGHELQDWLEAEKEIKECLSEYFDPSYFQEVTH
- a CDS encoding dihydrodipicolinate synthase family protein, with translation MSSYSQRTLLALFPGITQNDSKILKPEIASLKHLSWITTMTHAWKYSSVGGGLYTSWLNVTNIKLCPVTTGFMIQVQGPIVTLLTPFDRNGDIDWQAFKRYLASLYSWGVGTVIANGTTAEFASLTIDERRQVIEFVRKHFAGTIINNVSATCVKDVRELIDETQDRADLLLILPPYYYSAREDNGLCRFFSDALSETPLPAMLYHFPQHTGNFVGVDLVAMLLDRGISIQGIKDSSGDLDNALLYRSNFPGMPVFLGNDEKAFEVLQKGLTGSVTGAANPLPELLITLQAEFRSCPAKAQSIQRCLDTWNAFRQASGHPEIPLVKAAMGARIAGFPPHVRAPFMPIPNAQLDQIRTVIHTCLNDFQRLVSR
- a CDS encoding IS1380 family transposase, whose amino-acid sequence is MTNCTPAQIEFPPLKRRKIDAQFSGGAITSDGGVLLLRAIDQQLGLTERIAAQIPDARAPDRVQHSVINLLRQRVYGLACGYEDLNDHDTLRNDIAFQTAVEKDQTLGSRSTLCRFEQQADRALMWRVHEELVAQFIASYETPPKSLVLDFDATDDPVHGEQDGRFFHGYYRHYCFLPLYVFCGHHCLVSYLRPSNIDGAKHSWAILALLVRRLRQAWPDVDITFRGDGGFCRHKMLSWCERHRVHYIVGLAKNKRLTRLSQPWIEQARQQFQSEQQKQRLFTDFHYKAGTWKRRRRVILKAEHMSQGSNPRYVVTNLDGDAQTLYETVYCARGDMENRIKEQQLDLFADRTSCSLWWPNQFRLLLSTLAYTLIQAIRRIALNNTELATATCATIRLKLFKIGAVIIRNTRRIRLLFSSQYPFQSLFKSVCQRLCPD